The Mercurialis annua linkage group LG2, ddMerAnnu1.2, whole genome shotgun sequence genome contains a region encoding:
- the LOC126667806 gene encoding uncharacterized protein LOC126667806, with the protein MNFNMHNMEKTTTELHGMLKTAEKNIKNEIKDVLMVNKGKGMKRSGKGKGKAFKKSKPKSKPKTKDEPKAKPPKEGTCFFCKEPGHWKRNCKKYLDDLKKNKGSETTTSGSQKE; encoded by the exons atgaacttcaatatgcataatatggagaagaccaccacagagttgcatgggatgcttaaaactgctgaaaagaacatcaagaatgagattaaggatgttcttatggtcaacaagggaaagggtatgaaaaggtctggtaagggcaagggaaaggctttcaagaagtctaaacccaagtccaagcccaagaccaaggatgaacccaaagcaaaaccgccaaaggaaggaacttgctttttctgcaaggaacctggacattggaaaagaaattgcaagaaatatctggatgatctgaagaagaacaagggtagtgagactaccacttcag ggtctcaaaaggagtag